AGATCGAGGAATCCCGATCGTAACCTTCATCAACAAAATGGACCGACCTACGAAAAACCTCTTTGTACTTTTGGATGAGATCGAAAAGGTTCTCGGAATTTCCGCGGTTCCAATGGTTTGGCCGATCGGAACGGGTGTCGACTTCAGCGGTGTTTATTCCAGAAAAGACAAATCGATTCTTACCTATGATAAAACCCCGGGAGGAAGTCAAAAGTCTTCCTTTCAGACATCGGGAATCAACGATCCGGAATTGGATTCTCGTTTTGAAGATTGGGTCATCAAGGCATTCCGAGAAGAATTGGAACTCGTAGAAGGTGGAATCTCCGAGTTTAGCGAAGAAGATTTTTTAGAATCCAAAATTACTCCTGTATTCTTCGGTTCGGCGGTAAACAACTTCGGAATCCAATTGTTTTTAGATGAATTTATAAAGATCGCACCACCGCCTATGTTCTTTCCTTTGAAGGACGGATCCAGACTCGATCCGATCCACACTCCTTTTAGCGGATTTATCTTTAAGGTCCAAGCGAACATGAACCGGCAACACAGGGACCGAATCGCATTCTTACGAGTGACTTCCGGTAAGTTTGAAAGAGGACTCAACGTTCTTCACGGACGTTTGGGAAAATCCGTAAAACTATCTTCTTCTTTTGCTTTTTTCGGACAGGATCGAAACACTGTGGATGAAGCGTATCCAGGAGATATCATCGGACTTGTAAATCCGGGAACCTATGCGATCGGAGATATCGTCGCTACTTCGAAGGTTCCCGATCTCAAAGGCCTTCCCGTGTTCGCACCGGAACTCTTTGCGACGATCTCATCTTCCGACACGGCGAGTATGAAGAGTTTTCGAAAGGGAATCGATCAGCTTGCGGAAGAGGGAATTCTTCATCTTTTTTCTTCTCAGACGGTCGGAGGCGGATTGCCGATCATCGGAGCGATGGGACAACTTCAGTTTGAGGTTTTCAAAAGGAGACTTCTGGACGAATACAACGCACCGTCAACGATCACGATTCTTCCTTATGCAATCTCTTGTTGGATTGCGCAGGAAGATCTTTCCAAAGTTCCCTCTTCCGCAAATCTTGTTACGGATCGGGGAGGGCGCGCCGCACTTCTTTTCGACACCGAATGGGACAAGGGATACTTTCAAAAGAAGAATCCGGAGATAACTCTTTTGGATTATCCTCCTTCCGCCTAAAAGAATAAGAATCTTTTTCTTTGGGAAAAGAAGGTTCCATTTCCTCTGAAAGATCCCCTAAACAAGGGATCTTCTTTCATCTCTTAGCCGATCGGTGGCAGACTTTCCCTTATTTCTAAAGAATATAAGATTCGAACCGTTTGTTTTCAAAGAATCTTCCGAATGAAAACGGAGTTCCATCGATTGCGCCGCCTTTCTTGACAAGAAGTCAGTCCATTCCATCGAAAAAAAACAGAATTTTTGTTTTCTACAAAATGGTTTTCAATTTTGAAAATCCACAGATTGATCTTTAAAAAAAGAGAATTTTCAAAGTAAGAATCTGAATTTTTTCCGAGTCATACAAACTGTATTTGCACCAGATGTCTTTGAGGCGAAGCGGTCTTTGACCACTTCGCCTATTTTTTTTGTGGAATCATACTAAGATCTTCCGTATCAGTATTTTCCTAAGTTTTTTCTTCAGCGATATTTCTTCACATTCAGATTATGGTCGTCGATCTTCAGCAGAAGTGTTGTTTACCCGGCCGGTCCCTTGGACCGCTACATACGATGCCTTTTTGTTACATCCGATCCTCCCACTTGTCCGTTTCCATGCGATAATTCACCCAAAACAATGATTTGAAGTTTTTCCTTAGGGCAGTCCAAATCGAAGGAAGCTTTGTTCAATCCGTTTTGTCGAAAGTATTGCTCTGTAGTCATACAGTTGGAAAGAGTAAATCCAAAGGAAATTACGGAAAGAACCTTAGAAGTTTTATATTCATAAAAATATAGATTTTATTCCTTGTATGAAAAACAATGATTCTATCTTCGTTTGATTCCCAATTGTTGTGAGTTTATTTCCTCGGAATCAAGTTGTTGCGTTTCATTGATTTATTTAACGATTCTTATCAAAAAATTTCTAATCGTTAGGATTTAGGGAAGAATGAATTGCCGAAAATTGAAATCTGATTTTTTTGCGGCAAACTCGTATTTAGAATCGTGAGACGGATTCTTAAATCGTCTTCAACCTCCCGCGAAGACCCAATAAAAAGGATTCAGAAAGCGTTTAGGGCCTACGCTGATTTCAACTCTCGATCCACGTTATGCGCTTCCGAGCGGTCGGCCCGATTTCGAATCAACCGAAAGATGGAAAGAAAGTCTTCGTCTCGCACAGAATAAATGGAATCACCTTCCGACCAAAATTTACTTTTTCCTAATATTCTGGATAAATCAACTTTGAGATGACGGACGACCGTTGCGACGCCGATCGTCGGTGGAAGGGAGAGAAGGAAGTTTACCTGATGTTTTGTTCCATTGATGAGGTGAGTTTTTAAGTTCAATTCTTCGCACTTTTCCCGAAAGAGATTATGAATCTGAATCATCAGACGCGGATCCAACCAAGGAATCTTTTTTCTTGTTTCGAAGATCAATTTGATAACCGTTTGCATAGACAGAGCGGGTGAGTTCTGATTTTTTTCAGAGCGTCTTGATCGGAACGACTTTCATAGATTCTCCTAAAAATGTTGGAACTCCAGCGAATCCTTGAATCATCGGAAAATTCAACCTTCCATTGACTCGAAGTCGGAAAATTTTTAGAAAATTTAGACATTTCGACAACATTGAAAGTGAAGGTGGAAAGAAGAGTATGATCGAGTGGAGAGAGATTCTAAATTTTAGAATATTCTAAACTATGCATGATACTTCAAAGTAA
The Leptospira stimsonii DNA segment above includes these coding regions:
- a CDS encoding peptide chain release factor 3, whose translation is MSEIVTQKHNQTIEEETRRRRTFAIIAHPDAGKTTLTEKLLLYGGAIQLAGAVKARKNRKAATSDWMEMEKEKGISITSAALQFEYNGHVLNLLDTPGHEDFSEDTYRTLIAADTAVMVLDAGKGVEPQTIKLFKVCRDRGIPIVTFINKMDRPTKNLFVLLDEIEKVLGISAVPMVWPIGTGVDFSGVYSRKDKSILTYDKTPGGSQKSSFQTSGINDPELDSRFEDWVIKAFREELELVEGGISEFSEEDFLESKITPVFFGSAVNNFGIQLFLDEFIKIAPPPMFFPLKDGSRLDPIHTPFSGFIFKVQANMNRQHRDRIAFLRVTSGKFERGLNVLHGRLGKSVKLSSSFAFFGQDRNTVDEAYPGDIIGLVNPGTYAIGDIVATSKVPDLKGLPVFAPELFATISSSDTASMKSFRKGIDQLAEEGILHLFSSQTVGGGLPIIGAMGQLQFEVFKRRLLDEYNAPSTITILPYAISCWIAQEDLSKVPSSANLVTDRGGRAALLFDTEWDKGYFQKKNPEITLLDYPPSA
- a CDS encoding transposase, which translates into the protein MQTVIKLIFETRKKIPWLDPRLMIQIHNLFREKCEELNLKTHLINGTKHQVNFLLSLPPTIGVATVVRHLKVDLSRILGKSKFWSEGDSIYSVRDEDFLSIFRLIRNRADRSEAHNVDRELKSA